The genome window CGGTCAGAAACGCAAAAAGGTAATATAAAATCGCCATATTGCTTACGGAACATACGACTCCAGCAACGTCATCTCACCATCTGGAATCAGGGTGATTTGCTTGATGGCGGCGGGGATAAGAGCGCATTCACCCGTGCGCAAACTGGTTTGAGCCCCTTCGGCCTGGATGGTGACACCGCCCCCGACGCAGACCAGAATCACAAACGAATCGATGTGGGCATAGTCGTGCATCACTTCCTGATCAAAATGGATCACATTGGTCGTGAAATACGGACAACTAACCGCATTGACACTCTGGTTCAGCCGCGATTCGTAGTGGGTTTTGTAATCGTCGTAATGTTTGTAATCAATGGCGTCGACGGCGAGTTCGGTGTGCAGTTCCCGCGTCTGGCCTTTATCGTCTTTCCGGTCAAAATCGTAGATGCGGTAGGTAATGTCGGAGGTTTGCTGAATTTCGGCCAGCAAGCAACCCTTACCGATGTAGTGAACGCGGCCTGCGGGCAGAAAAAATACATCACCTTCCTCGACTTTCTCCATGTTCAGGATATCGGGCAAGGTATTTTCTTCCACTGCTTTGATGTATTCTTCGCGGCTCACTTCCCGGTTAAAACCCGAGTTCAGCTCAGCCCCTTCGTCGGCCTGAAGGATATACCACATTTCGGTTTTTCCGAAGCTGTTATGCCGTTTTTTCGCCAGTTCGTCGTTCGGGTGTACCTGAATCGACAGATCGTCGTTGGCATCGATGAACTTCACCAGCAGGGGAAAGGTGTCGCCGAATTTTTCGTAAACATGCGCTCCCACCAGATCCCCTTTGTGTTCAGCCAGAAGCGCTTCCAGACTTTGGCCTTTTAGCGCTCCTTCTTTCACCACGGAGACGTTGCCCTCCACGCCCGAAATTTCCCAGGTTTCGCCGCAGTTGGGCAGGGGAGAAAAATCTTTTCCGAGAACCGTTTTAATTTTCTGGCCGCCCCAGATTTTGTCTTTGAAAATGGTTTCAAACGTGAGTGGATAGAGAGACATAGTGTTTGTTTTAGTGTTTCGGCTAGTTACAGAACTTGCTCCAGCATACGAATATACAATTCGACGCCCTGTTCAATTTCCCGCAAATAAATAAATTCATCGGCCGTATGCGAACGCTCCGAATGGCCCGGACCGCATTTCAGCGAAGGACAGTCGAGCAGCGCCTGGTCGGAGGTGGTGGGCGAGCCGTAGGTCTCCCGGCCCAGCCAGATTCCGGCCTTCACGATGGGGTGATCCTCCGGAATACTCGACGGTTTCAGCCGAATTGAGCGCGGCTTGACTTCCGATTGAATGTGACGCTGAATGGTTTCAACAATCTCTTCCAGGGTGTATTGCTCGGTGGCCCGAACGTCAATGGTAAAGCTGCACGCATCGGGCACCACGTTGTGCTGCGAACCAGCATTGATCACCGTCACGGACATTTTGATGGGTCCCAGCGTGGGCGACACTTTTGGAAACTGATAATTCGTAATCCATTCGATGTCTTTCAGGGCTTTGTAGATGGCATTTTCGCCTTCGTTGCGGGCCGCGTGTCCCGATTTTCCGTGCGCTACGCAGTCAAGCACCAGCAAGCCTTTTTCGGCAATAGCCAGGTGCATCTGGGTTGGTTCGCCCACAATGGCAAAGCTGATGGGAGGCATCTCGGGCAGAATGAGTTCCAGCCCTTCGCGGCCCGAAATTTCTTCTTCAGCCGTAGCCGCCAGGATCAGGTTATAAGCCATATCCTGCTTTTTATAAAAATGGCAGAAGGCGGCGATAAGCGACACCAGACAACCGCCGGCATCGTTGCTACCCAGACCATACAGTTTTCCTTCGCGTTCGAGCGGTTTGAACGGATCGAGTTTCCAGGAAGGATTGGGTTTCACCGTGTCGTGGTGAGAGTTCAGCAGAATCGTTGGCTTGGCCGGATCGAAATAACGATTGTGCGTCCAGATGTTATTTTTGGTTCGTTTGTAAGGAATACCGTGTTCCTGGAAAAACTGCTCGATCAGCTGGGCAGTTTTTGCTTCTTCGCGGCTGAAAGACGGCGTTGCAATCAGGCGTTTTAGCAGATAGATGGCTGATTCTGTAATGGTTTCCAACGAGTAGGCCGTTAATTGTGAAATCATATCCTCTTCAAGTACAAGTTACAAATGCCAGTCTCAGACGGTGTTCTGAGGTGGTTTACTCTTCATAAAATTTAATGCCTTTTTCGCGCAAAAATTGCTTGATGACATCAACGTGTATGCATTCTCCGACGTTCAGAAACGGATAATTGGAGACAATTGTTTTCCGGCCATTGATAATCACTTCCTCATCCACCACGTCGAGCTTCAAATGCAGGTGACGGGTGGCACTTTGCAGGCCGTAGACAGTGCCGTTGGTATCGAAAAGCGGACCGCCGCTCTGACCAGGGAGGCCCGGTGTACTCATTTCAACGCTCGAAAGCACCCCATTGTTATCCGTGCGTAAGCGGGTCACGATACCATCTACCGGAAAATAAGGCGTATTGGAGCGCCCTTCCGTGTTCCATTCAATTTCGTCTTTTTCTTTGTTGTATTGGTGATTCTTGAATTCAGGAAAGGGATAACCCAACCGGCACAGTGATTTTCCTGGCTTGATCTTCCGGCTGTCTTTCAGAAAAACGGCGTGCGAATTATACTGAATCTGTTT of Tellurirhabdus bombi contains these proteins:
- a CDS encoding type I phosphomannose isomerase catalytic subunit, whose product is MSLYPLTFETIFKDKIWGGQKIKTVLGKDFSPLPNCGETWEISGVEGNVSVVKEGALKGQSLEALLAEHKGDLVGAHVYEKFGDTFPLLVKFIDANDDLSIQVHPNDELAKKRHNSFGKTEMWYILQADEGAELNSGFNREVSREEYIKAVEENTLPDILNMEKVEEGDVFFLPAGRVHYIGKGCLLAEIQQTSDITYRIYDFDRKDDKGQTRELHTELAVDAIDYKHYDDYKTHYESRLNQSVNAVSCPYFTTNVIHFDQEVMHDYAHIDSFVILVCVGGGVTIQAEGAQTSLRTGECALIPAAIKQITLIPDGEMTLLESYVP
- a CDS encoding M20 family metallo-hydrolase produces the protein MISQLTAYSLETITESAIYLLKRLIATPSFSREEAKTAQLIEQFFQEHGIPYKRTKNNIWTHNRYFDPAKPTILLNSHHDTVKPNPSWKLDPFKPLEREGKLYGLGSNDAGGCLVSLIAAFCHFYKKQDMAYNLILAATAEEEISGREGLELILPEMPPISFAIVGEPTQMHLAIAEKGLLVLDCVAHGKSGHAARNEGENAIYKALKDIEWITNYQFPKVSPTLGPIKMSVTVINAGSQHNVVPDACSFTIDVRATEQYTLEEIVETIQRHIQSEVKPRSIRLKPSSIPEDHPIVKAGIWLGRETYGSPTTSDQALLDCPSLKCGPGHSERSHTADEFIYLREIEQGVELYIRMLEQVL
- a CDS encoding S1 family peptidase produces the protein MFVEAIERISTFLRPILTISRAYGGSIINRTSSTLFFVNEFGCAITCKHVAESLINPEKYRQNHLNFLGERQSILRDKQFDRKLVDLEKKYDLKPGTIVQLRHKFPNTVDSEEPAFELHMHPTYDLAIIQFLGYKQIQYNSHAVFLKDSRKIKPGKSLCRLGYPFPEFKNHQYNKEKDEIEWNTEGRSNTPYFPVDGIVTRLRTDNNGVLSSVEMSTPGLPGQSGGPLFDTNGTVYGLQSATRHLHLKLDVVDEEVIINGRKTIVSNYPFLNVGECIHVDVIKQFLREKGIKFYEE